In the genome of Streptomyces sp. Tu 3180, the window GGTCCGGCCGGGCGGGAGGCGCGGGGGCGGGGGAGTCCCGCACCGCCGGGTCGGCGGGACCGGGGACGGTCTCGGCCACGGTGGGGGCCGGCGCCGGGGGATCGGACGGGGCCGGCGCGTCCAGGTCGGCCGGGGTGATCTCGGTGCCCGGGGTGTCGCTCACGGGGGCGGGCCAGGGGAGGGTGGGGGGAGCGACGGCGGACGCCGCCCCGTTCCGCTGGCCCGCGGTGTGCGCGGTGAGCCTGCGGCGCGCCTGGGCGATCCTCATGCCCTGGGCCTCGATCACCGAGCGGCACCGGCGCACCACGTCGGTCAGCGGGGGCCGGTCCCCGGCGTCGTGGGCGAGCATGGCGGTCAGCAGCGGCACCAGCTCGCCGGGCGCACCCGACAGGTCCGGCGCCGTGTCGGAACTGGTGACCAGGTGGAACACCATGTACGGGGTGGCCGCCTCGTGCGGGTAGTGACCCGTCGCGGCGAAGAGCAGCAGCGCGCCCAGCGCGTACACGTCCACGGCCGCCGTCAGCGGCCGCACCCCGGCCGCCTGCTCGGGAGCCATGCAGACCGGGGTGCCGACGACCTGGTGGGGAGCGGTGAGGGAGACGCTCGCCTCGGTGAAGGCGGCCAGACCGAAGTCGATGATCTTCGGACCGTTCGGGCCGAGCAGGACGTTGGCCGGCTTGAGGTCGCGGTGCAGCAGACCCTGCGTGTGCACGGCCGACAGCGCCTCGGCGAGGACCGCACCGAGAGCGGCGACGAGGACGGACGGCAGCGGCCCGTGCGTCTCCACGTGGCGGGCGAGGTCCGGGCCGTCCACGTACTCGGTGGCCAGCCACGGCTGCTCCGCCTCCGCGTCGGCCCCGAGGAACGCCGCGAGGCGCGGACCCCAGATGGTCTTGAGCACCTCGATCTCCTGCGCGAACCGGCGACGGGACTCGGAGTCCACCACCGACGGCTTGATCACCTTCACCGCGGCCGGCTCACCGCCGGGCGACTCCCCCAGGTAGACCTGGCCCATGCCGCCCTGGCCGATCCGGCCGAGCAGTTCGAAGTCGCCCATCGAGGGCGGGTCCTCGGGGTTCAGGGGCGTGATCTGCACGTGTGTCCTCGACATTCGATCATGGCGGGCGCCCGACCGGCCGCGATGCGCGCCCGGAGACACGGTAGTGGATGGGATCAGGGACGGGGACGCGAAGGGCGAAAGGGGCATCGCCCCATAGAGCACGGCGGGGGTCCTGGGTCTCTTGGGGCGAACGGTCAACAACCTACCGTGCCCATCGGGGTTGTCAATCCGTTGACGATGCTTCCATGGTCATGCTTCTCTGTTGATGCTTCCGGAAGGGAGTCGCTGGCTTCCGTGAGGAGGCCGTCGCGTCCATCGCCGTCCGCCCGCCGGTGCCTACATGTCGCCGGGCCGACGGTCGGGCCCGAGACGAGTGAGGCCGCTGCTGGGAGAGGAGCAGGAGCGGCGGCGGTGAGCTCGGATCGACCATCGCCCGCGGCAACCCCGACGGGGAGGGGTGGGTGGCGGTCAACGGCGGCGAGCGCTTCAGGGTCGATCGGTGCGAAGAGTGGAAGAGGGCC includes:
- a CDS encoding serine/threonine-protein kinase, with the protein product MQITPLNPEDPPSMGDFELLGRIGQGGMGQVYLGESPGGEPAAVKVIKPSVVDSESRRRFAQEIEVLKTIWGPRLAAFLGADAEAEQPWLATEYVDGPDLARHVETHGPLPSVLVAALGAVLAEALSAVHTQGLLHRDLKPANVLLGPNGPKIIDFGLAAFTEASVSLTAPHQVVGTPVCMAPEQAAGVRPLTAAVDVYALGALLLFAATGHYPHEAATPYMVFHLVTSSDTAPDLSGAPGELVPLLTAMLAHDAGDRPPLTDVVRRCRSVIEAQGMRIAQARRRLTAHTAGQRNGAASAVAPPTLPWPAPVSDTPGTEITPADLDAPAPSDPPAPAPTVAETVPGPADPAVRDSPAPAPPARPDPAEPSDAARREQPGPGRPPTASRRPGEGTRTPRHSVQARRTAERLRAAYAAKAPF